Proteins encoded by one window of Marixanthomonas sp. SCSIO 43207:
- the mnmG gene encoding tRNA uridine-5-carboxymethylaminomethyl(34) synthesis enzyme MnmG: protein MFEKEYDVIVVGAGHAGSEAAAAAANMGSKTLLITMNLQNIAQMSCNPAMGGIAKGQIIREIDALGGYSGIVSDKSAIQFKMLNKSKGPAMWSPRVQSDRMQFSETWRLMLEQTPNLDFYQEMVSGIIVEKGKVVGVKTSLGLEVKAKSVILTNGTFLNGLIHIGEKQFGGGRAGERAATGITKDLIDLGFTSGRMKTGTPPRVDGRSLDFSKMIVQPGDEVPEKFSYTDQTKPLTQQRDCHMSYTSTLVHDLLREGFDRSPMFNGAIESVGPRYCPSIEDKINRFADKDRHQLFVEPEGWNTVEYYVNGFSTSLPEDIQFKALKECDGFQNVKFFRPGYAIEYDYFPPTQLKHTLETKLVSGLFFAGQINGTTGYEEAASQGLIAGINAHLTCYEKEPFTLQRNEAYIGVLIDDLITKGTEEPYRMFTSRAEYRTLLRQDNADFRLTPKSFEIGLASEERLKRMEKKKQDAEAFVDFFKKTSVSDEVANPILVENNSAKVKQSDKMVKMFSRPEIDMNDMRKIDEVETYIQENNLDYEVLQQTEIQIKYAGYIEKEKNNADKLNRLEGIKIPENFDYTKLKSLSYEAMEKLKEIQPATVSQASRISGVSPNDISVMLVYMGR, encoded by the coding sequence ATGTTTGAAAAGGAATATGATGTTATTGTTGTAGGTGCTGGTCACGCAGGATCTGAAGCCGCCGCCGCTGCTGCCAATATGGGTTCAAAAACCCTTTTAATTACCATGAATTTACAAAACATTGCACAAATGTCTTGTAACCCGGCCATGGGAGGAATAGCGAAAGGACAAATAATTAGGGAAATTGATGCGCTTGGCGGGTATAGTGGAATTGTTTCAGATAAATCTGCTATTCAATTTAAAATGCTAAACAAATCTAAAGGACCGGCGATGTGGAGTCCAAGAGTTCAGAGTGACCGTATGCAGTTTTCTGAAACGTGGAGATTAATGCTAGAGCAAACTCCAAATTTAGATTTTTACCAAGAAATGGTTTCTGGAATTATTGTAGAGAAAGGTAAAGTAGTTGGTGTAAAAACTTCTTTAGGTCTAGAGGTAAAAGCCAAATCTGTAATTCTTACAAACGGAACTTTTTTAAATGGTCTTATTCATATTGGTGAAAAACAATTTGGTGGTGGTAGAGCAGGCGAAAGAGCTGCAACCGGAATTACAAAAGATTTAATAGATTTAGGATTTACTTCTGGAAGAATGAAAACCGGAACACCTCCTCGAGTTGATGGAAGATCACTAGATTTTTCTAAAATGATCGTTCAGCCAGGAGATGAAGTGCCAGAAAAATTTTCGTATACAGATCAAACAAAACCTTTGACTCAACAAAGGGATTGTCACATGTCATACACTAGTACATTGGTTCACGATTTACTTCGCGAAGGTTTTGATCGTTCTCCCATGTTTAATGGTGCAATAGAAAGTGTAGGACCTAGATACTGTCCTTCTATTGAAGATAAAATAAATCGATTTGCAGATAAAGACAGACATCAACTTTTTGTAGAACCAGAAGGATGGAATACTGTTGAATATTATGTAAATGGTTTTTCAACCTCGTTGCCAGAAGATATACAATTTAAAGCATTAAAAGAATGTGATGGATTTCAAAATGTAAAATTTTTCCGTCCTGGTTATGCCATTGAGTACGATTATTTTCCACCAACACAATTAAAACATACACTAGAAACAAAACTTGTTTCAGGTTTGTTTTTTGCAGGACAAATTAACGGTACTACCGGTTATGAAGAAGCAGCTTCTCAAGGATTAATTGCCGGAATTAATGCACACCTTACTTGCTACGAGAAAGAGCCGTTTACATTACAACGAAACGAAGCTTATATAGGAGTTTTGATTGACGATCTAATCACTAAAGGCACAGAAGAGCCGTATAGAATGTTTACATCTCGAGCCGAATATAGAACGTTATTGCGTCAAGATAATGCAGATTTTAGGTTAACACCCAAATCATTTGAGATAGGTTTAGCTTCAGAAGAAAGGTTGAAAAGAATGGAAAAAAAGAAACAAGACGCAGAAGCTTTTGTAGATTTTTTCAAAAAAACTAGTGTAAGTGATGAGGTTGCAAATCCTATTTTAGTTGAAAACAATTCAGCTAAAGTTAAGCAAAGTGATAAGATGGTAAAAATGTTTTCACGACCCGAAATCGACATGAATGATATGCGAAAGATCGATGAGGTTGAAACATATATTCAAGAAAATAATTTGGATTATGAGGTGCTTCAGCAAACAGAAATTCAAATTAAATACGCTGGATATATCGAAAAAGAAAAGAATAATGCAGACAAACTAAATAGGCTAGAGGGAATTAAAATTCCTGAAAACTTTGACTACACCAAGCTCAAATCTTTATCATATGAAGCTATGGAAAAACTTAAAGAGATTCAACCCGCAACCGTTTCTCAAGCTTCTAGAATAAGTGGTGTTTCTCCTAATGATATTTCAGTTATGCTAGTTTATATGGGAAGATAA
- the ybeY gene encoding rRNA maturation RNase YbeY gives MIEFYSENQFKLKEEEEISKWISSVITSEGCIEGEITYIFCDDEYLHKLNLQFLNHDTLTDIISFDNSLGKEIHGEIYISTQRVEENAKEYNVTFDDELHRVIIHGILHYCGYKDKSKADQEIMRTKENDALQMRTFL, from the coding sequence ATGATTGAATTTTATTCAGAGAATCAATTTAAATTAAAAGAAGAAGAAGAAATTTCAAAATGGATTTCTTCAGTTATCACTTCTGAAGGATGCATCGAAGGAGAAATTACATATATTTTTTGTGATGATGAATATTTACACAAATTAAACCTTCAGTTTTTAAACCACGATACGTTAACAGACATTATAAGTTTTGATAATTCCTTAGGAAAAGAAATTCACGGCGAAATTTACATTTCTACCCAACGAGTAGAAGAAAATGCTAAAGAATATAATGTAACATTTGACGACGAATTACACCGTGTTATCATACATGGAATACTTCACTACTGTGGATATAAAGATAAATCAAAAGCAGACCAAGAGATTATGCGCACTAAAGAAAATGACGCCTTACAAATGCGCACATTTCTGTAG
- a CDS encoding DUF4175 family protein yields MSTFSIIQQKLEQFIKKYYTNELIKGAILFFSIGLLYFIITLLVEYFLWLSPLGRTILFWIFITVEVALFVRFIAFPLAKLFKFQNGISHDEASTIIGNHFPNVSDKLLNVIQLNRNKHQSELLAASIDQKAAELQPIPFQTAINFKTNFKYLKYAAIPVLIFVLVSLLGEKNLFSSSYERVVNYDTAYEPPAPFSFIVLNDELSAIENKNYTLKIRTEGTVIPQNASIQFNNETYYLQQTAPGLFEYTFSQPIDPINFRLKANKVQSRQYTLDVVKTPSLLGFEMVLNYPSYTGKKDEILKSTGNATIPEGTQVTWQVTTKNTNTVNLKTQDTAYRFSEKNPQFTFQKNIYNKLDYAITTSNTKLKDYENLSFTLGVIKDEYPEIDVQSKQDSTDTQLVYFLGKVSDDYGLTKLRLVYYPVGEKENAKTEQLPVNTSNFDQFVYTFPSQLPLEEGVAYEYYFEIFDNDAIHNFKSSKSGVYSFRKLTNEELQDEQLKQQDATIKDLDKTLDKLKDQDKSLEELSKTQKEKKELNWNDKRKLENFIKRQKQQEEMMKNFSKELKENLDNFQPEEKEDPFKKQLEDRLQENEERLEENEKLLDELEKLQEKIQKEELTEKLEKLAKQNKNQEKNLEQLVELTKRYYVTKKAEKLAEDLFKLGEEQEKLSQSPEEENTKEAQEELNEKFEKYKEEMQQLEKENGELKNPMQLPKDEIGEKIVDKEQENASEKLDQQQMPDAQKSQQKAGQKMKEMSKQMQMQMQAGQMESIEEDVKMLRQILDNLLVFSFEQEDLMKEFETIDYGSPVFGKKLNIQNDLKLNFEHVDDSIFALSLRQPMISGKINSTLTEIQYNIDKSLDRLAQNQMRQGVASQQYTVTGANELAIMLSELLNNMQNQMSMSASGSGQGKGKGQGQGEGRGFQLPDIIKKQESLSEKMKEGLGKQGGQKGNQNGQGKGEGQNQGEGQGEGQGENGQSGSDGGQSQNGKNGNGNSEQSNGELYEIYKQQQMLRQQLEERLNKEGLRGKGGDLLKKMEGVEQQLLDKGFNQGTLQQMLNLQYELLKLDKATFQQGQESRRESETNTKTFTNTLRLSPEEVKKYFNTTEILNREILPLRPQYKEKVQTYFKNSND; encoded by the coding sequence ATGAGCACATTTAGCATCATTCAACAAAAACTAGAACAATTCATTAAAAAATACTACACCAATGAATTGATAAAAGGTGCTATTTTATTTTTTTCTATTGGGCTGCTTTATTTTATTATTACACTTTTGGTTGAATATTTTCTTTGGCTTAGCCCATTAGGCAGAACCATATTGTTTTGGATTTTTATTACTGTTGAAGTAGCCCTATTTGTGAGGTTTATTGCCTTTCCGTTGGCAAAACTTTTTAAATTTCAAAACGGGATATCACACGATGAAGCTTCAACTATTATAGGAAATCATTTTCCCAATGTAAGTGACAAACTGCTTAATGTTATTCAGTTAAACCGAAATAAACATCAAAGTGAATTACTAGCGGCAAGTATTGATCAAAAAGCAGCAGAATTGCAACCCATCCCTTTTCAAACTGCAATAAACTTTAAAACCAATTTCAAATATCTAAAATATGCTGCAATTCCGGTTTTAATTTTTGTTTTGGTAAGTCTGTTGGGTGAAAAAAACCTTTTCTCTAGCAGTTATGAACGCGTTGTAAATTATGACACTGCTTATGAACCTCCGGCTCCTTTTAGCTTTATTGTTTTAAATGATGAACTCTCTGCAATAGAAAATAAAAACTACACATTAAAAATACGTACCGAAGGAACGGTTATCCCACAAAATGCAAGTATTCAATTTAATAATGAAACCTATTATTTACAGCAAACAGCTCCGGGATTATTTGAATATACTTTTTCTCAGCCTATTGACCCTATTAATTTCAGATTAAAAGCAAATAAAGTACAATCAAGACAATATACTCTAGATGTTGTAAAAACCCCCTCCTTATTAGGTTTTGAAATGGTGTTAAATTATCCTTCCTACACCGGAAAAAAGGATGAAATACTTAAAAGTACAGGAAATGCAACTATTCCAGAAGGGACACAAGTTACTTGGCAAGTAACCACAAAAAACACCAATACCGTCAATTTAAAAACTCAAGACACAGCCTATCGTTTTTCTGAAAAAAATCCACAGTTTACATTTCAGAAAAATATTTACAACAAGCTTGATTACGCAATTACAACTTCAAATACCAAGCTAAAAGATTATGAAAACCTTTCCTTCACACTAGGTGTAATAAAAGACGAATATCCTGAAATTGATGTACAATCTAAACAAGACAGCACCGACACACAATTGGTTTATTTTCTAGGTAAAGTAAGTGATGATTATGGTCTTACAAAACTTAGGTTGGTCTATTATCCTGTTGGTGAAAAAGAAAACGCCAAGACAGAGCAGCTACCTGTTAATACAAGCAATTTTGATCAATTTGTGTATACATTTCCCAGTCAATTACCTTTGGAAGAAGGTGTTGCTTATGAATATTATTTTGAAATATTTGATAACGACGCTATTCATAACTTTAAGTCAAGTAAATCTGGTGTGTATTCATTCAGAAAATTAACCAATGAAGAGTTACAAGATGAGCAATTAAAGCAACAAGATGCTACAATCAAAGATCTAGATAAAACGCTCGATAAATTAAAAGACCAAGACAAAAGCCTAGAAGAACTTTCAAAAACACAAAAAGAGAAAAAAGAACTTAACTGGAACGATAAAAGAAAACTTGAAAACTTCATCAAGCGTCAAAAACAGCAAGAAGAAATGATGAAGAATTTTTCAAAAGAATTAAAAGAAAATCTAGATAATTTTCAGCCTGAAGAAAAAGAGGACCCATTTAAAAAACAACTTGAGGACCGCTTGCAAGAAAATGAAGAACGACTAGAAGAGAATGAAAAACTACTAGATGAACTTGAAAAACTGCAAGAAAAAATTCAGAAAGAAGAGTTAACCGAAAAATTAGAGAAACTAGCTAAGCAGAATAAAAACCAAGAAAAAAATCTTGAACAATTAGTTGAATTGACCAAACGCTATTACGTTACCAAAAAAGCTGAAAAGTTAGCCGAAGATTTATTCAAGTTGGGTGAAGAACAAGAAAAACTTTCGCAATCACCAGAAGAGGAAAACACAAAAGAAGCGCAAGAAGAACTTAATGAAAAGTTTGAAAAATATAAAGAGGAGATGCAACAACTGGAAAAAGAAAACGGTGAGCTTAAAAACCCAATGCAACTCCCAAAAGATGAAATAGGAGAAAAAATTGTTGATAAAGAACAAGAAAATGCTTCCGAAAAGTTGGACCAACAACAAATGCCGGATGCTCAAAAAAGCCAACAAAAGGCTGGTCAAAAAATGAAAGAAATGAGCAAGCAAATGCAGATGCAAATGCAAGCCGGTCAAATGGAGTCAATAGAGGAAGATGTAAAAATGTTACGCCAGATACTAGATAATCTTTTAGTTTTCTCTTTTGAGCAAGAAGACTTGATGAAAGAATTTGAAACCATCGATTATGGCAGTCCGGTATTTGGTAAAAAGCTAAATATTCAAAATGACTTAAAACTCAATTTTGAACATGTAGATGACAGTATTTTTGCACTTTCACTTCGGCAACCAATGATTAGTGGAAAAATTAACAGCACACTAACTGAGATTCAGTATAACATTGATAAATCTTTAGATAGATTAGCGCAAAACCAAATGCGCCAAGGCGTTGCTAGTCAACAATACACTGTAACGGGTGCAAATGAGTTGGCTATTATGTTAAGTGAATTACTTAATAATATGCAAAACCAAATGAGCATGAGCGCTTCAGGATCTGGTCAAGGCAAAGGAAAAGGACAAGGTCAAGGAGAAGGCAGAGGGTTTCAATTGCCAGATATAATCAAAAAACAAGAAAGTCTTTCAGAAAAAATGAAAGAAGGGCTTGGTAAACAAGGTGGACAAAAAGGGAATCAAAACGGACAAGGAAAAGGAGAAGGGCAAAACCAAGGAGAGGGTCAAGGAGAGGGACAAGGTGAAAATGGTCAATCTGGATCTGATGGTGGACAAAGCCAAAACGGAAAAAATGGAAATGGCAACAGTGAGCAGAGTAATGGCGAATTGTATGAAATATATAAACAACAGCAAATGCTTAGACAACAACTTGAAGAGCGCCTTAATAAAGAAGGACTACGAGGCAAAGGAGGAGATCTTTTAAAGAAGATGGAAGGAGTAGAACAGCAGTTACTGGATAAAGGTTTTAATCAAGGCACCCTTCAACAAATGCTTAATTTACAATATGAATTGCTAAAACTTGATAAAGCAACATTTCAACAAGGTCAAGAAAGTAGAAGAGAATCTGAAACCAACACTAAAACCTTTACAAACACATTGAGGCTCTCGCCAGAAGAAGTAAAAAAGTACTTTAATACCACAGAAATTTTAAATAGGGAAATACTACCTTTGCGACCTCAGTATAAAGAGAAAGTACAAACGTATTTTAAAAATTCCAATGATTGA